A single region of the Ancylobacter novellus DSM 506 genome encodes:
- a CDS encoding YcgN family cysteine cluster protein, translating into MADTDTAPFWRTKSLEEMDSSEWESLCDGCGRCCLVKLQDEDTEAIAYTDIGCKLLDEFGCRCRDYPNRQAQIEDCVRLTPETVRAIDWLPPSCAYRLVEEGRDLYWWHHLVSGDRDTVHAAGVSVRGKVAALEDELPLEDFVDHMVRWPLRLPRGAMQRPAAQRRKG; encoded by the coding sequence ATGGCCGATACCGACACCGCGCCGTTCTGGCGCACCAAGTCATTGGAAGAAATGGACTCTTCCGAGTGGGAGAGTCTGTGCGACGGCTGCGGGCGCTGCTGCCTCGTCAAATTGCAGGACGAGGACACCGAGGCCATCGCCTATACCGACATCGGCTGCAAGCTGCTCGACGAGTTCGGCTGCCGCTGCCGCGACTACCCGAACCGGCAGGCGCAGATCGAGGACTGCGTGCGCCTGACGCCCGAGACCGTGCGCGCCATCGACTGGCTGCCGCCCTCCTGCGCCTATCGGCTGGTCGAGGAGGGGCGCGACCTCTACTGGTGGCACCACCTCGTCTCCGGTGACAGGGACACGGTGCACGCGGCCGGCGTCTCGGTGCGCGGCAAGGTGGCGGCGCTGGAGGACGAACTGCCGCTCGAGGACTTCGTCGACCACATGGTGCGCTGGCCCCTGCGCCTGCCACGTGGCGCCATGCAGCGACCGGCCGCGCAACGGCGGAAGGGCTGA
- a CDS encoding LysE family translocator produces MTDPLLFALAALAILATPGPTNSLLATGAASAGFRQALPLVPAEAAGYLIAISVIGYGLGPAVAASPSLGIALRLAVGAYLVALAWKLWPGARRPALVAGIVTPARVFLTTLLNPKAIVFALAVVPLQADYGWAYLLSFGCLVAGVALGWIGFGALLGRTVETTACEGLVPRVGAAVVGTFAIVLLTAPLVR; encoded by the coding sequence ATGACCGATCCCCTGCTGTTCGCCCTCGCCGCGCTCGCTATCCTCGCGACTCCCGGACCGACCAATTCGCTGCTGGCCACCGGCGCCGCCTCCGCCGGCTTCCGGCAGGCGCTGCCGCTCGTGCCGGCGGAAGCGGCCGGCTATCTCATCGCCATCTCGGTGATCGGCTACGGGCTCGGCCCGGCCGTGGCGGCGTCGCCGTCGCTCGGCATCGCCCTGCGCCTCGCCGTCGGCGCCTATCTCGTCGCGCTCGCCTGGAAGCTCTGGCCCGGCGCCCGGCGGCCGGCGCTGGTCGCCGGCATCGTCACCCCCGCCCGCGTCTTCCTGACCACGCTGCTCAACCCGAAGGCCATTGTCTTCGCCCTCGCCGTCGTGCCGCTGCAGGCGGACTACGGCTGGGCCTACCTTCTCTCCTTCGGCTGCCTCGTCGCCGGCGTGGCGCTTGGCTGGATCGGCTTCGGCGCGCTGCTGGGGCGCACGGTCGAGACCACCGCCTGCGAGGGGCTGGTCCCGCGCGTCGGCGCCGCCGTGGTCGGCACCTTCGCCATCGTGCTGCTGACCGCCCCGCTGGTGCGCTGA
- a CDS encoding alpha-hydroxy acid oxidase codes for MAVVTNIQDLRAIAKRKVPRAIFHYADRGSYDEVTIRANRTALEAIPLRQRVMIDVSDRSTATTMIGEKVALPLAIAPTGLTGLFHGNGEIHGCRAAQAAGIPFTLSTVSICSIEDVAGAVDKPFWFQLYVMRDRKFSESLIERAKAAKCSALVLTLDLQIQGQRHMDIKNGLSVPPKLTLANAIDIATKPGWALGVLGGKRRTFGNLADRVPGGDSLTTLSQWIGSQFDPSLSWKDVEWVRSIWPGKLILKGVLDVEDAKMAAATGADAIVVSNHGGRQLDGAVASISALPRIVDAIGGGKSEIWFDGGVQSGQDVLKAVALGAKGCLMGKAFLWSLAAGGQAGVAKAIDIIRKELDVSMALTGVKDITQVDKSVLAL; via the coding sequence ATGGCCGTCGTCACCAACATCCAGGACCTTCGCGCCATCGCCAAGCGCAAGGTGCCGCGGGCGATCTTCCACTACGCCGACCGCGGCTCCTATGACGAGGTGACGATCCGCGCCAACCGCACGGCGCTCGAGGCCATCCCGCTGCGCCAGCGGGTGATGATCGACGTCTCCGACCGCTCGACCGCCACCACCATGATCGGCGAGAAGGTCGCGCTCCCGCTCGCCATCGCGCCGACCGGCCTCACCGGCCTGTTCCACGGCAATGGCGAGATCCACGGCTGCCGCGCCGCGCAGGCCGCCGGCATCCCCTTCACCCTTTCCACCGTCTCGATCTGCTCGATCGAGGACGTCGCCGGCGCGGTCGACAAGCCATTCTGGTTCCAGCTCTACGTCATGCGCGACCGCAAGTTCTCGGAATCGCTGATCGAGCGCGCCAAGGCCGCCAAATGCTCGGCCCTCGTGCTGACGCTCGACCTGCAGATCCAGGGCCAGCGCCACATGGACATCAAGAACGGCCTGTCCGTGCCGCCCAAGCTGACGCTCGCCAATGCGATCGACATCGCCACCAAGCCCGGCTGGGCGCTCGGCGTGCTGGGCGGCAAGCGCCGCACCTTCGGCAACCTCGCCGACCGCGTGCCCGGCGGCGACAGCCTCACCACCCTGTCGCAGTGGATCGGCAGCCAGTTCGACCCCTCCCTGTCGTGGAAGGACGTCGAATGGGTGCGCTCCATCTGGCCGGGCAAGCTGATCCTCAAGGGCGTGCTCGACGTCGAGGACGCGAAGATGGCCGCGGCCACCGGCGCCGACGCCATCGTGGTGTCGAACCATGGCGGCCGTCAGCTCGACGGCGCCGTCGCCTCCATCTCGGCGCTGCCGCGCATCGTCGACGCCATCGGCGGGGGCAAGAGCGAGATCTGGTTCGACGGCGGCGTGCAGTCCGGCCAGGACGTGCTCAAGGCGGTGGCGCTCGGCGCCAAGGGCTGCCTGATGGGCAAGGCCTTCCTGTGGTCGCTCGCCGCGGGTGGCCAGGCCGGCGTCGCCAAGGCGATCGATATCATCCGCAAGGAGCTCGACGTCTCCATGGCGCTCACGGGGGTGAAGGACATCACCCAGGTGGACAAGAGCGTGCTGGCGCTGTGA
- a CDS encoding L-lactate permease, with product MALSTLLAAVPIVVMLVGLGFLHMRAHVAAFAGLVAAFVIAVFMFGMPADKAGLAAGYGAAYGLMPIGWIVLNIIFLHQLTEANGSFTTLQRSIAGITGDRRLQLLLIAFSFGAFFEGAAGFGTPVAVTAALLIGLGFSPLAASGLSLVANTAPVAYGALGTPVMALAAVTGLDLLDLSAMIGRQLPFFSLIVPFWLIWAFAGWRGMMEIWPAILVCGISFAVPQFLVSNFHGPWLVDVVAAIVSMICLVAFLRVWQPKKLWTSTALKGRTNGDGSEGATAKSATDLSGARPSTGALIKAWLPWAILTVFVFAWGIPQVKAALDAIFISKIPFEGLHNLVFKVPPVVAAPHAEAAVFTFNILSMTGSGIFASAIVAGLLMGYSPLALVRIYLKTLWKVRYSLATIAIMLALGFLTRYSGLDATLGLAFAMTGPFYPLFGTMLGWLGVALTGSDTASNVLFGGLQKITSEQLGLSPTLMAAANSSGGVMGKMIDAQSIVVASTATGWQNSEGIILRYVFFHSIALAVLVGMLVTLQAYVWPFTSLVIHH from the coding sequence ATGGCGCTGTCGACGCTGCTCGCCGCCGTGCCGATCGTGGTCATGCTGGTCGGCCTCGGCTTCCTGCACATGCGGGCGCATGTCGCGGCCTTCGCCGGCCTGGTGGCGGCCTTCGTCATCGCCGTGTTCATGTTCGGCATGCCGGCCGACAAGGCGGGCCTCGCCGCCGGCTACGGCGCCGCCTACGGTCTGATGCCGATCGGCTGGATCGTGCTGAACATCATCTTCCTGCACCAGCTCACCGAGGCCAACGGGTCGTTCACGACGCTGCAGCGCTCCATCGCCGGCATCACCGGCGACCGCCGGCTGCAGCTCCTGCTCATCGCCTTCTCCTTCGGCGCCTTCTTCGAGGGCGCGGCGGGCTTCGGCACGCCGGTCGCGGTCACCGCAGCGCTGCTCATCGGCCTCGGCTTCTCGCCGCTCGCCGCCTCGGGCCTGTCGCTGGTCGCCAATACCGCCCCCGTCGCCTATGGCGCGCTCGGCACCCCGGTCATGGCGCTCGCCGCCGTCACCGGGCTCGATCTGCTCGACCTCTCGGCGATGATCGGCCGCCAGCTTCCCTTCTTCTCGCTGATCGTGCCGTTCTGGCTGATCTGGGCGTTCGCCGGCTGGCGCGGCATGATGGAGATCTGGCCGGCCATCCTGGTCTGCGGCATCTCCTTCGCCGTGCCGCAGTTCCTGGTCTCCAACTTCCACGGCCCCTGGCTGGTGGACGTGGTGGCGGCCATCGTCTCGATGATCTGCCTCGTCGCCTTCCTGCGCGTCTGGCAGCCGAAGAAGCTCTGGACCTCGACCGCGCTGAAGGGCCGCACGAATGGCGATGGCTCGGAAGGCGCCACGGCCAAGAGCGCGACCGACCTCTCCGGCGCGCGTCCCTCGACCGGCGCGCTCATCAAGGCGTGGCTGCCCTGGGCCATCCTCACCGTCTTCGTCTTCGCCTGGGGCATCCCGCAGGTGAAGGCCGCGCTCGACGCCATCTTCATCTCGAAGATCCCGTTCGAGGGCCTGCACAACCTCGTCTTCAAGGTGCCGCCGGTGGTCGCCGCGCCGCATGCGGAAGCCGCGGTGTTCACCTTCAACATCCTGTCGATGACAGGCTCGGGCATCTTCGCCTCGGCCATCGTCGCCGGCCTGCTGATGGGCTACTCGCCGCTGGCGCTCGTCCGCATCTACCTGAAGACGCTGTGGAAGGTGCGCTACTCGCTCGCCACCATCGCCATCATGCTGGCGTTGGGCTTCCTCACCCGCTACTCGGGCCTCGACGCCACGCTCGGCCTCGCCTTCGCCATGACCGGGCCGTTCTACCCGCTGTTCGGCACCATGCTCGGCTGGCTCGGCGTCGCGCTCACCGGCTCGGACACGGCGTCCAACGTGCTGTTCGGCGGTCTGCAGAAGATCACCTCCGAGCAGCTCGGCCTCTCCCCGACGCTGATGGCGGCCGCCAATTCGTCGGGCGGCGTGATGGGCAAGATGATCGACGCCCAGTCGATCGTCGTCGCCTCCACCGCCACCGGCTGGCAGAACTCGGAAGGCATCATCCTGCGCTACGTGTTCTTCCACTCCATCGCGCTGGCGGTGCTGGTCGGCATGCTGGTCACGCTCCAGGCCTATGTCTGGCCGTTCACCAGCCTCGTCATCCACCATTGA
- a CDS encoding FadR/GntR family transcriptional regulator: MEKQDGGGETVEGLRTPKLAEAIAEHIERLILEGVLRPGEKLASERDLAERLEVSRPSLRDALEMLEKRGLLATSRDGTRVTQFLSGLTDPLAGLLQSNEQVTADYFEYRAAVERTAAGLAAVRATAPERQAIRECLAEMAAAHEALDADREAEADIVLHRLIYAASHNLVILHVMRAFSEMLRRDIFFNRTSLFAQAAFRDALLAQHKAIGEAVVAGDPDAAERAVYEHLKFTGDTVEKTRVDAARVDLAVRRLNRSTLLSG, translated from the coding sequence TTGGAAAAACAAGACGGCGGAGGGGAGACCGTGGAAGGGCTGCGCACACCGAAACTGGCCGAGGCGATCGCCGAGCACATTGAGCGGCTCATATTGGAAGGCGTGCTGCGGCCGGGCGAGAAGCTCGCCAGCGAGCGCGACCTCGCCGAGCGGCTGGAGGTATCGCGCCCCTCGCTGCGCGATGCGCTGGAGATGCTGGAGAAGCGCGGGCTGCTCGCCACCAGCCGCGACGGCACGCGGGTGACGCAGTTCCTCTCGGGCCTCACCGACCCGCTGGCGGGGCTGCTGCAATCCAACGAGCAGGTGACGGCGGATTATTTCGAGTACCGCGCCGCGGTCGAGCGCACCGCCGCCGGGCTGGCCGCCGTGCGCGCCACCGCGCCGGAGCGGCAGGCGATCCGCGAATGCCTCGCCGAGATGGCGGCGGCGCACGAGGCACTGGATGCGGACCGCGAGGCCGAGGCCGATATCGTGCTGCACCGGCTGATCTACGCCGCCTCGCACAACCTCGTCATCCTGCACGTCATGCGCGCCTTCTCGGAGATGCTGAGGCGCGACATTTTCTTCAACCGCACCAGCCTGTTCGCGCAGGCCGCCTTCCGCGACGCGCTGCTCGCCCAGCACAAGGCGATCGGCGAGGCGGTGGTGGCGGGCGATCCCGACGCCGCCGAGCGGGCGGTCTACGAGCACCTGAAGTTCACCGGCGACACGGTCGAGAAGACCCGTGTCGACGCCGCCCGCGTCGACCTCGCCGTGCGCCGGCTCAACCGCTCGACGCTGCTGTCGGGGTGA
- a CDS encoding VOC family protein, protein MSQGIQVVGLYVRDQDEAVEFYVGKLGFRVHTDVRNGDYRWLTVEHPEQPFFQLGLFKPHVPTLDAVTAQSVAEIVAKGAMPPLVLAVDDCRAAHARLAALGVEFTQAPEERYGNVDASFRDPSGNGWKMIEARGGER, encoded by the coding sequence ATGAGCCAGGGCATTCAAGTGGTCGGTCTCTATGTCCGCGACCAGGACGAGGCGGTCGAGTTCTATGTCGGCAAGCTGGGGTTCCGCGTCCACACGGACGTGCGCAACGGCGACTATCGCTGGCTGACCGTGGAGCATCCCGAGCAGCCGTTCTTCCAGCTCGGCCTGTTCAAGCCGCACGTCCCGACGCTGGACGCCGTGACGGCGCAGTCCGTGGCCGAGATCGTCGCCAAGGGCGCGATGCCCCCGCTGGTGCTGGCGGTCGACGATTGCCGGGCCGCCCATGCCCGGCTGGCTGCGCTCGGCGTGGAGTTCACGCAAGCGCCGGAAGAGCGCTACGGCAATGTGGACGCCAGCTTCCGCGATCCGTCGGGGAACGGCTGGAAGATGATCGAGGCACGCGGCGGCGAGCGCTGA
- a CDS encoding helix-turn-helix transcriptional regulator, with product MRMRQGQSAELLRRLLRAKDHMDAASHEAWPVERLAKVSGVSPAHFAHSFKAAFGVPPHRYLLTRRLERARSLLRDTDAPIIEIAFQAGWNSLGTFGRVFRDVYGRSPSDMRACVQAMPDRPGPTPACFVNAALRPGLTIAVSEKRRQDPAPIKKTQQMEVS from the coding sequence ATGAGGATGCGGCAGGGACAGAGCGCCGAATTGCTGCGTCGCCTGCTGCGAGCCAAGGACCATATGGACGCGGCCTCGCACGAGGCCTGGCCGGTGGAGCGGCTGGCAAAAGTCAGCGGCGTCTCACCGGCGCATTTCGCGCACTCCTTCAAGGCAGCCTTCGGCGTCCCGCCGCACCGCTACCTCCTCACGCGCCGGCTCGAGCGCGCCAGATCGCTGCTGCGCGACACCGACGCCCCCATCATCGAGATCGCCTTCCAGGCGGGCTGGAACAGCCTGGGCACGTTCGGGCGCGTGTTCCGCGACGTCTATGGCCGAAGCCCGAGCGACATGCGGGCCTGCGTGCAGGCCATGCCCGACCGGCCCGGCCCCACACCCGCCTGCTTCGTCAACGCCGCCCTGCGGCCCGGCCTCACAATCGCAGTTTCGGAGAAGCGGCGACAGGACCCGGCGCCTATCAAGAAGACCCAACAGATGGAGGTCTCATGA
- a CDS encoding DMT family transporter has product MSPRDITAYIFLALTWGSSFLVAIHAIHAFGWGATVAFRCLIAGVVLLAGARLAGRRLDFSFGFKPLVFVGLTTVVLQLVGLLYGLPLIGTAMSAIIVTTIPIFSMLVARIFGIEPITTGAALGIALGVVGVVMLVGFPSQPITTDFILGSLASLISTFSAAVGSVYVGHKLKDAGVIEITAGSFLVGGVVCLPLLFVVPIPAWPAPVDYLYLLILGAVMSGLTYVVYFALLSSIGPTRAVSVEFAVTGVAVLIGTLLLGETLSPLQIVGTAAIGLGCAMVLGLHKVTRAEAIAEHPGA; this is encoded by the coding sequence ATGAGCCCCAGAGACATCACCGCCTACATCTTCCTGGCCCTCACCTGGGGCAGTTCTTTCCTCGTCGCCATTCACGCCATCCACGCCTTCGGCTGGGGCGCCACGGTCGCCTTCCGCTGCCTCATCGCCGGCGTGGTGCTGCTCGCCGGGGCGAGGCTCGCCGGACGCCGGCTTGATTTCAGCTTCGGCTTCAAGCCGCTGGTCTTCGTCGGCCTCACCACCGTGGTGCTGCAGCTGGTCGGGCTGCTTTACGGCCTGCCGCTGATCGGCACGGCGATGTCGGCGATCATCGTCACCACCATCCCGATCTTCTCCATGCTGGTGGCGCGGATATTCGGCATCGAGCCGATCACGACGGGCGCCGCGCTGGGCATCGCGCTCGGCGTCGTCGGCGTGGTCATGCTGGTCGGCTTTCCCTCGCAGCCGATCACCACCGACTTCATCCTCGGCAGCCTCGCCTCGCTCATCTCGACTTTTTCGGCGGCCGTCGGCAGCGTCTATGTCGGCCACAAGCTCAAGGATGCCGGGGTGATTGAGATCACGGCCGGCTCCTTCCTCGTTGGCGGTGTCGTCTGCCTGCCGCTGCTCTTCGTCGTGCCGATCCCGGCCTGGCCGGCGCCGGTGGATTATCTCTACCTGCTGATCCTCGGTGCGGTGATGAGCGGGCTCACCTATGTCGTCTATTTCGCCCTGCTTTCCTCCATCGGCCCGACCCGCGCGGTCAGCGTCGAGTTCGCCGTCACCGGCGTCGCGGTGCTGATCGGCACGCTGCTGCTGGGCGAGACGCTCTCGCCGCTCCAGATCGTCGGCACCGCCGCCATCGGGCTGGGCTGCGCCATGGTGCTGGGCCTGCACAAGGTCACCCGCGCCGAGGCCATCGCCGAGCATCCGGGGGCATGA
- a CDS encoding DUF6481 family protein, producing MKSIDNFHDRQKTSADAKARLVAKLASRPRADDPAVLARAAERKAAAEAREAARIARKEAQAAAELAARQAAAEQAAAAEAEKQQREADAKARRDERYAARKARVGKR from the coding sequence ATGAAATCGATCGACAACTTCCACGACCGCCAGAAGACCTCCGCCGACGCCAAGGCGCGCCTCGTCGCCAAGCTCGCCTCCCGGCCCCGCGCCGACGATCCGGCCGTGCTCGCACGGGCCGCCGAGCGCAAGGCCGCGGCCGAGGCACGCGAGGCCGCCCGCATCGCCCGCAAGGAGGCGCAGGCCGCCGCCGAGCTCGCCGCCCGTCAGGCCGCCGCCGAGCAGGCCGCCGCCGCCGAGGCCGAGAAGCAGCAGCGCGAGGCCGACGCCAAGGCCCGCCGCGACGAGCGCTATGCCGCGCGCAAGGCGCGTGTCGGCAAGCGCTGA
- the dcd gene encoding dCTP deaminase, which translates to MILTDRDILDAMAEGSVTIEPVPPAEFYAPNGVDLRLDSRLTLYRPPADDEDPVIDPAGPGYSFREAITRMADDIEIGPDGFVLAPGRLVLGWTLERVDLRAGARLAARVEGKSSLARIGLIVHLTAPTIHAGSTGRIQLEIINLGPRPIRLRAGMKVCQLILEQTLGVPQRGYGGQFAGQRAAG; encoded by the coding sequence TTGATCCTGACCGACCGCGACATTCTCGACGCCATGGCGGAAGGCTCGGTGACCATCGAGCCGGTGCCGCCGGCGGAGTTCTATGCGCCGAACGGGGTGGATCTCAGGCTCGACAGCCGGCTCACGCTCTACCGCCCGCCGGCCGACGACGAGGACCCGGTCATCGACCCGGCCGGCCCTGGCTATTCCTTCCGCGAGGCCATCACCCGCATGGCCGACGACATCGAGATCGGGCCCGACGGCTTCGTGCTCGCGCCCGGCCGGCTGGTGCTCGGCTGGACGCTGGAGCGGGTGGATCTGCGCGCCGGGGCGCGCCTCGCCGCCCGCGTCGAGGGCAAGAGCTCGCTCGCCCGCATCGGGCTCATCGTGCATCTCACCGCGCCGACCATCCATGCCGGCTCAACGGGGCGCATCCAGCTCGAGATCATCAATCTCGGCCCGCGGCCGATCCGCCTGCGCGCCGGCATGAAGGTGTGCCAGCTCATCCTCGAGCAGACGCTCGGCGTGCCCCAGCGCGGCTATGGCGGCCAGTTCGCCGGCCAGCGCGCGGCGGGTTGA
- a CDS encoding NADPH-dependent FMN reductase: MTALPKLLGISGSLRSGAFSTAVLEALKKAIAPKAELTVLTLNDVPLYNQDEDGATQPSGAGALRAAIAAADGVIFASPEYNYGTSGAMKNAVDWGSRPYAKGALIGKPVLVVTSSPGSTGGIRAQAQLRESLSAAGARVVTYPHLAIPNVGEKIKDGEFADEKTRAFLAGGVDALLKEIRLAALGKAG; this comes from the coding sequence ATGACCGCCCTTCCCAAGCTCCTCGGCATTTCCGGCAGCCTGCGCTCCGGCGCCTTCTCCACCGCCGTGCTGGAGGCCCTGAAGAAGGCGATCGCGCCGAAGGCGGAGCTCACCGTGCTCACCCTCAACGACGTGCCGCTCTACAATCAGGACGAAGACGGCGCGACCCAGCCTTCCGGCGCGGGGGCGCTGCGCGCGGCTATCGCCGCGGCGGACGGCGTGATTTTCGCCTCGCCCGAATATAATTACGGCACCTCCGGCGCGATGAAGAACGCCGTCGACTGGGGCTCGCGGCCCTACGCCAAGGGCGCGCTGATCGGCAAGCCGGTGCTGGTCGTCACCTCCTCGCCGGGCTCGACCGGCGGCATCCGCGCCCAGGCGCAGCTGCGCGAATCGCTGAGCGCGGCGGGCGCGCGGGTGGTGACCTATCCCCACCTCGCCATCCCCAATGTCGGCGAGAAGATCAAAGACGGCGAGTTCGCGGACGAGAAGACCCGCGCCTTCCTCGCCGGCGGCGTCGACGCGCTGCTGAAGGAAATCCGCCTCGCCGCGCTGGGCAAGGCGGGCTGA
- a CDS encoding serine hydrolase has protein sequence MRRRILTLGLLLALTAPAAADPVPRERLEAALAALDDMAQQAVADGQVPGLAIAVVQGDAPVFLKGYGLRAQGKQATVDADTVFQLASFSKPISATVVAALVSEGLVEWNSSIATLDPSFRLQGAYPTQQLTVRDLFAHRSGLPGDAGNELEAFGFDRATILHRLALVPPSSSFRAGYSYSNFGLTEGAVAAAKPTGKAWEDVAQEKLYGPLGMSSTSSRHSDFLKRTNRAELHIGGPGKWAAKLPRDPDAQAPAGGVSSNVRDLAQWLRLEISGGTFNGSPMIKPTALAATHEPLMARGNNPVTGAASFYGLGWNVEFGRHGLSWGHAGAFSVGARTLVTIYPEAKLGIVVLANAFPTGVPEGLADSFFDVAFDGKISKDWLTPWNAAYAGMFGPAVEAAKKEYAAPAGGAMPAAPLKAYAGRYANAYVGAAEVAAVGDKLELRLGPQGKARVPLIHFNRDVFLYYPTPELPDLPAGVSFSLGPDGTARALTLEDLDGLGLGTLARE, from the coding sequence ATGCGCCGCCGAATTCTCACCCTTGGTCTCCTTCTCGCGCTGACCGCGCCGGCCGCCGCCGATCCCGTGCCGCGCGAGCGGCTGGAGGCGGCGCTGGCCGCGCTCGACGACATGGCGCAGCAGGCGGTGGCGGACGGGCAGGTGCCCGGCCTCGCCATCGCCGTGGTGCAGGGCGACGCGCCGGTGTTCCTCAAGGGCTACGGCCTGCGCGCGCAGGGCAAGCAGGCGACGGTCGACGCCGACACCGTGTTCCAGCTCGCCTCCTTCTCCAAGCCGATCTCGGCAACGGTCGTCGCCGCGCTGGTGAGCGAAGGGCTGGTGGAATGGAACAGCAGCATCGCCACGCTCGACCCGTCCTTCCGGCTGCAAGGAGCCTATCCGACCCAGCAGCTCACCGTCCGCGACCTGTTCGCCCACCGCTCCGGCCTGCCGGGGGACGCGGGCAACGAGCTGGAGGCGTTCGGCTTTGACCGCGCGACGATCCTGCATCGGCTGGCGCTGGTGCCGCCGTCCTCCAGCTTCCGCGCCGGCTATTCCTACTCGAATTTCGGTCTCACCGAGGGCGCGGTAGCCGCCGCCAAGCCGACCGGCAAGGCCTGGGAGGACGTGGCGCAGGAGAAGCTCTACGGCCCGCTCGGCATGAGCTCGACCTCCTCGCGCCATTCCGATTTCCTCAAGCGCACCAACCGGGCGGAGCTGCATATCGGCGGGCCCGGCAAATGGGCGGCGAAGCTCCCGCGCGACCCGGACGCGCAGGCGCCGGCGGGCGGCGTGTCGTCGAATGTGCGCGATCTCGCGCAATGGCTGCGGCTGGAGATATCCGGCGGCACGTTCAACGGGAGCCCGATGATCAAGCCTACGGCGCTCGCCGCGACGCACGAACCCCTTATGGCGCGGGGCAACAACCCGGTCACCGGCGCCGCCTCCTTCTACGGCCTCGGCTGGAACGTCGAGTTCGGCCGGCACGGGCTGAGCTGGGGCCATGCCGGGGCGTTCAGCGTCGGCGCGCGCACGCTGGTGACGATCTATCCCGAGGCGAAGCTCGGCATCGTCGTGCTGGCCAACGCCTTCCCGACCGGCGTGCCGGAGGGGCTGGCGGACAGCTTCTTCGACGTCGCCTTCGACGGGAAGATCTCGAAGGACTGGCTGACCCCCTGGAACGCCGCTTATGCCGGCATGTTCGGTCCGGCGGTCGAGGCGGCGAAGAAGGAATACGCCGCGCCGGCGGGCGGGGCGATGCCGGCCGCGCCGCTCAAGGCCTATGCGGGGCGCTACGCCAACGCCTATGTCGGCGCCGCCGAGGTCGCGGCGGTGGGCGACAAGCTGGAGCTGCGGCTGGGGCCGCAGGGCAAGGCGCGCGTCCCGCTGATCCATTTCAACCGCGACGTCTTCCTCTACTACCCGACGCCCGAGCTGCCGGACCTGCCGGCCGGGGTCAGCTTCTCGCTCGGCCCGGACGGCACGGCGCGCGCGCTAACCCTCGAGGATCTCGACGGTTTAGGGCTGGGCACGCTGGCGCGGGAGTGA
- a CDS encoding TetR/AcrR family transcriptional regulator, whose amino-acid sequence MAHSSTMADDILTCARSLIVAGGYDSFSYADIAAVVGIRKASIHHHFPAKADLVRTLVARYREDAQTGIAALERNVPDPVGQLDAYTGYWQACIADESAPFCVCALLATQIPVLPPEVALEVRAHFRSLSAWLASVLERGARQGSLRLDGTARAEAETFLATVHGAMLSARAYGDAGMFGLIVQPLMARLVISR is encoded by the coding sequence ATGGCACATTCCTCTACCATGGCCGACGACATCCTCACCTGCGCCCGCTCGCTGATCGTCGCGGGCGGCTATGACAGCTTCAGCTATGCCGACATCGCCGCGGTCGTCGGCATCCGCAAGGCCAGCATCCACCATCATTTCCCGGCCAAGGCGGACCTCGTGCGCACCCTCGTCGCCCGCTACCGCGAGGACGCGCAAACGGGCATCGCCGCGCTGGAGCGCAACGTTCCCGATCCGGTCGGGCAGCTCGATGCCTATACCGGCTATTGGCAGGCCTGCATCGCCGATGAAAGCGCACCCTTCTGCGTCTGCGCGCTGCTGGCGACGCAGATTCCGGTGCTGCCGCCGGAGGTGGCGCTGGAGGTGCGCGCGCATTTCCGCTCGCTCTCGGCCTGGCTGGCCTCGGTGCTGGAACGCGGCGCCCGGCAGGGCAGCCTGCGGCTCGACGGCACGGCGCGGGCCGAGGCCGAGACCTTCCTCGCCACGGTGCACGGCGCCATGCTCTCGGCCCGCGCCTATGGCGACGCCGGCATGTTCGGCCTCATCGTCCAGCCCTTGATGGCGCGGCTCGTCATCTCCCGCTGA
- a CDS encoding TOBE domain-containing protein, producing MGNVTKAATTPHARLESAGGQVITSSVTNEAVEELGLKEGAKAYAVIKASDVMIAVD from the coding sequence ATCGGAAATGTCACCAAAGCTGCCACCACCCCGCATGCGCGGCTGGAGAGCGCCGGCGGGCAGGTCATCACCTCCTCCGTCACCAACGAGGCGGTGGAGGAGCTGGGGCTGAAGGAAGGCGCCAAGGCCTATGCCGTGATCAAGGCTTCCGACGTGATGATCGCGGTCGACTGA